In Canis lupus dingo isolate Sandy chromosome 1, ASM325472v2, whole genome shotgun sequence, a single genomic region encodes these proteins:
- the RNF225 gene encoding RING finger protein 225 gives MPCPRPPWLPRPRTPQGSSPSSPSSLSATRSPSREGGEDDDGEEEEGDSSPVLGPILPSASPVECLICVSPFDGVFKLPKRLDCGHVFCLECLARLSLATAGGGDAVACPVCRAPTRLAPRRGLPALPTQPGLLPRDAHVAPPRQGSVRFDRRRGLLYLRPPPPPPGPRKFRAARPPPPPPPLRLGRPLSRRLSWTSPAWAFNAAVALAVLVAAGLVVSGVYIFFLIPHATSSGPARPQLVALAPASGFSWFPPQPASGTPWTPAWTPRPVGPDQDTALPGAAEDVLEPEGVSEDTAEVEGTLDRPPDGLWGAEGEPGRAPRGWSRRRVWGPQ, from the coding sequence ATGCCCTGCCCTCGGCCGCCGTGGCTCCCCCGCCCCCGGACCCCTCAGGGCTCAAGCCCCAGCTCCCCGAGCTCACTCTCCGCGACCCGCTCCCCCAGCAGGGAGGGGGGCGAAGACGACGACGgcgaggaggaagaaggggacaGCAGCCCAGTCTTGGGCCCCATCCTGCCCTCCGCGTCCCCAGTGGAGTGTCTCATTTGCGTGTCTCCCTTCGACGGGGTGTTCAAGTTGCCTAAGCGCCTGGATTGCGGCCACGTCTTCTGCCTCGAGTGCCTGGCTCGCCTGTCCCTGGCCACGGCGGGGGGCGGCGACGCGGTGGCCTGTCCTGTGTGCCGCGCGCCCACGCGCCTGGCTCCGCGTCGAGGGCTGCCCGCGCTGCCCACGCAGCCAGGCCTGCTGCCCCGCGATGCGCACGTGGCGCCGCCGCGCCAGGGCTCCGTGCGCTTTGACCGCCGCCGCGGCCTGCTCTACctgcgcccgccgccgcccccgcctgGGCCGCGCAAGTTCCGCGCggcgcgcccgccgccgcccccgccgccgctgCGCCTCGGCCGCCCACTGTCTCGCCGCCTCTCCTGGACCAGCCCGGCCTGGGCCTTCAACGCGGCCGTGGCGCTGGCGGTGCTGGTGGCGGCGGGCCTCGTCGTCTCTGGCGTCTACATCTTCTTCCTCATCCCGCACGCCACCTCCTCTGGTCCCGCACGGCCCCAGCTCGTGGCGCTCGCCCCGGCGTCCGGGTTCTCCTGGTTCCCGCCACAGCCCGCATCGGGGACACCCTGGACCCCTGCCTGGACACCGCGCCCTGTGGGCCCCGACCAGGACACTGCCCTGCCCGGGGCTGCGGAAGACGTGCTGGAGCCTGAGGGGGTCTCCGAGGACACAGCCGAGGTCGAAGGAACTCTGGACAGGCCCCCGGATGGGctgtggggggcagagggtgaacCCGGCAGGGCCCCACGgggctggagcaggaggagggtgtGGGGGCCACAGTAA
- the RPS5 gene encoding 40S ribosomal protein S5 isoform X2 — MTEWETAAPAVAETPDIKLFGKWSTDDVQINDISLQDYIAVKEKYAKYLPHSAGRYAAKRFRKAQCPIVERLTNSMMMHGRNNGKKLMTVRIVKHAFEIIHLLTGENPLQVLVNAIINSGPREDSTRIGRAGTVRRQAVDVSPLRRVNQAIWLLCTGAREAAFRNIKTIAECLADELINAAKGSSNSYAIKKKDELERVAKSNR; from the exons ATGACCGAGTGGGAGACAGCTGCACCAGCAGTGGCGGAGACCCCTGACATCAAGCTCTTTGGGAAATGGAGCACTGATGATGTTCAGATCAATGACATTTCTTTGCAG gacTACATTGCAGTGAAGGAGAAGTATGCCAAGTACCTGCCCCACAGTGCAGGCCGCTATGCAGCCAAGCGCTTCCGTAAGGCACAGTGCCCCATTGTGGAGCGCCTGACCAACTCAATGATGATGCATGGCCGTAACAATGGCAAGAAGCTCATGACTGTGCGCATTGTCAAGCATGCCTTCGAGATCATCCATCTGCTCACTGGTGAG AACCCCCTGCAGGTCCTGGTGAATGCCATTATTAACAGTGGTCCCCGGGAAGACTCAACCCGCATTGGGCGAGCTGGAACAGTGAGGCGTCAGGCTGTCGATGTGTCCCCCCTACGCCGTGTGAATCAG GCCATTTGGCTGCTGTGCACAGGTGCCCGTGAGGCCGCCTTCCGGAACATCAAGACTATTGCTGAGTGCCTAGCAGATGAGCTCATCAATGCAGCCAAG GGCTCTTCCAATTCCTATGCTATCAAGAAGAAGGATGAGCTGGAACGTGTGGCCAAGTCTAACCGTTGA
- the RPS5 gene encoding 40S ribosomal protein S5 isoform X1 — MTEWETAAPAVAETPDIKLFGKWSTDDVQINDISLQAGPSQSSNHRWMGLSRVGAHSFWFLAILLLIMVLHPLSLLPQDYIAVKEKYAKYLPHSAGRYAAKRFRKAQCPIVERLTNSMMMHGRNNGKKLMTVRIVKHAFEIIHLLTGENPLQVLVNAIINSGPREDSTRIGRAGTVRRQAVDVSPLRRVNQAIWLLCTGAREAAFRNIKTIAECLADELINAAKGSSNSYAIKKKDELERVAKSNR, encoded by the exons ATGACCGAGTGGGAGACAGCTGCACCAGCAGTGGCGGAGACCCCTGACATCAAGCTCTTTGGGAAATGGAGCACTGATGATGTTCAGATCAATGACATTTCTTTGCAG GCAGGGCCCTCACAGTCAAGCAACCACAGGTGGATGGGGCTATCCAGAGTGGGTGCTCATTCCTTCTGGTTTCTGGCCATCCTGCTCCTGATCATGGTCCTCcatcccctctccctgctgccccaggacTACATTGCAGTGAAGGAGAAGTATGCCAAGTACCTGCCCCACAGTGCAGGCCGCTATGCAGCCAAGCGCTTCCGTAAGGCACAGTGCCCCATTGTGGAGCGCCTGACCAACTCAATGATGATGCATGGCCGTAACAATGGCAAGAAGCTCATGACTGTGCGCATTGTCAAGCATGCCTTCGAGATCATCCATCTGCTCACTGGTGAG AACCCCCTGCAGGTCCTGGTGAATGCCATTATTAACAGTGGTCCCCGGGAAGACTCAACCCGCATTGGGCGAGCTGGAACAGTGAGGCGTCAGGCTGTCGATGTGTCCCCCCTACGCCGTGTGAATCAG GCCATTTGGCTGCTGTGCACAGGTGCCCGTGAGGCCGCCTTCCGGAACATCAAGACTATTGCTGAGTGCCTAGCAGATGAGCTCATCAATGCAGCCAAG GGCTCTTCCAATTCCTATGCTATCAAGAAGAAGGATGAGCTGGAACGTGTGGCCAAGTCTAACCGTTGA
- the RPS5 gene encoding 40S ribosomal protein S5 isoform X3 yields MTEWETAAPAVAETPDIKLFGKWSTDDVQINDISLQDYIAVKEKYAKYLPHSAGRYAAKRFRKAQCPIVERLTNSMMMHGRNNGKKLMTVRIVKHAFEIIHLLTGENPLQVLVNAIINSGPREDSTRIGRAGTVRRQAVDVSPLRRVNQAIWLLCTGAREAAFRNIKTIAECLADELINAAKVRLFQFLCYQEEG; encoded by the exons ATGACCGAGTGGGAGACAGCTGCACCAGCAGTGGCGGAGACCCCTGACATCAAGCTCTTTGGGAAATGGAGCACTGATGATGTTCAGATCAATGACATTTCTTTGCAG gacTACATTGCAGTGAAGGAGAAGTATGCCAAGTACCTGCCCCACAGTGCAGGCCGCTATGCAGCCAAGCGCTTCCGTAAGGCACAGTGCCCCATTGTGGAGCGCCTGACCAACTCAATGATGATGCATGGCCGTAACAATGGCAAGAAGCTCATGACTGTGCGCATTGTCAAGCATGCCTTCGAGATCATCCATCTGCTCACTGGTGAG AACCCCCTGCAGGTCCTGGTGAATGCCATTATTAACAGTGGTCCCCGGGAAGACTCAACCCGCATTGGGCGAGCTGGAACAGTGAGGCGTCAGGCTGTCGATGTGTCCCCCCTACGCCGTGTGAATCAG GCCATTTGGCTGCTGTGCACAGGTGCCCGTGAGGCCGCCTTCCGGAACATCAAGACTATTGCTGAGTGCCTAGCAGATGAGCTCATCAATGCAGCCAAGGTGA GGCTCTTCCAATTCCTATGCTATCAAGAAGAAGGATGA